A section of the Serratia liquefaciens ATCC 27592 genome encodes:
- the rsmI gene encoding 16S rRNA (cytidine(1402)-2'-O)-methyltransferase, with protein sequence MNQHQQSVISASTLYVVPTPIGNLGDITHRALEVLKSVDLIAAEDTRHTGLLLQHFAISARLFALHDHNEQQKADQLLAKLQEGQSIALVSDAGTPLINDPGYHLVRRCREAGIRVVPLPGACAATTALCAAGLASDRFCYEGFLPAKTKGRKDTLMALAEEPRTLIFYESTHRLLESLQDMVTVWGPHRYVVLARELTKTWESITGAPVGELLAWVQEDEVRRRGEMVLIVEGHKVQEDALPLEALRTLALLQKELPLKKAAALAAEIHGVKKNALYKHALEQQEQ encoded by the coding sequence ATGAATCAACACCAACAATCAGTCATTTCTGCATCAACGCTGTATGTGGTGCCCACCCCAATCGGCAATTTAGGGGACATTACCCACCGTGCGTTAGAGGTACTGAAAAGCGTTGATCTGATTGCGGCGGAGGACACGCGCCACACCGGGTTGCTGTTGCAACACTTTGCGATTAGCGCGCGGTTGTTTGCGCTGCACGACCATAACGAACAGCAAAAGGCCGATCAACTGCTGGCTAAATTGCAGGAAGGCCAGAGCATTGCGCTGGTTTCCGACGCAGGTACGCCTTTGATTAACGATCCTGGCTATCACCTGGTACGCCGCTGCCGTGAAGCCGGTATCCGCGTGGTACCCTTGCCGGGCGCCTGTGCGGCAACCACCGCGCTGTGTGCTGCCGGTCTGGCTTCAGACCGCTTCTGTTACGAAGGGTTCCTTCCGGCGAAAACCAAGGGGCGTAAGGATACGCTGATGGCGCTGGCAGAGGAACCGCGCACGCTGATTTTCTACGAATCAACCCACCGTCTGCTGGAAAGTTTGCAGGACATGGTGACCGTGTGGGGGCCGCACCGTTACGTGGTGCTGGCGCGCGAACTGACCAAGACCTGGGAATCCATTACCGGTGCGCCGGTCGGCGAATTGCTGGCCTGGGTGCAGGAAGATGAAGTGCGTCGTCGCGGTGAGATGGTGTTGATCGTTGAAGGCCACAAAGTACAGGAAGATGCACTGCCGCTGGAGGCGTTGCGGACGCTGGCGCTGTTGCAAAAAGAATTGCCGTTGAAAAAGGCGGCGGCGCTGGCGGCGGAGATCCACGGCGTGAAGAAAAATGCGTTGTATAAACACGCATTGGAGCAACAAGAACAGTAA
- a CDS encoding penicillin-binding protein activator, with the protein MLSSTFVRTKAGRSKPVRLTAVIAAALFLAGCPSQAPQTPPANIQDEASASSDYYLQQLQQSSNDNKADWQLLAIRALLREGKLPQASEQLNQLPKNLSSVQLVERQLLSAELQVANKSYVAARTTLSHLDTGSLSANQLVRFYQAQIAANQGKPSLPLIRAYIAQEPLVTGKAHQTNLDQTWLALLQLTPQDMNSLVINANENVLQGWLDLLRVYQDNKQDPDLLKAGIKDWQNRYPQNPAAKTLPTQLNQVLNFTQASTSKIALLLPLNGQAKVFADAIQKGFEAAKNGVTPSAPVQQQQQQQPTSEPVQAPASTDPNANGAVSTSAPSADAAPVAAAQPSAPSTAPITPPQAANAQIKVYDTSSQPLAALLTQAQQDGATLVVGPLLKENVDQLAGSTTTLNVLALNQPETPKDNPNICYFALSPEDEARDAARHIWEQQKRQPLLLIPRGAFGDRVAKAFNQEWQKLGGQTVLQQNIGSAGELRQMVNSGGIRMSGTPISTAPAPQAVTIAGLTIPAPPSDTPAASGGSVDSVYIVATQSQLTLIKPMIDMATNSRSKPAMYASSRSYQAGAGPDFRLEMEGLQFSDIPLLAGANPQLLQQASSQFRNDYSLVRLYAMGMDAWTLSNHFAEMRQLPGFQVSGTTGMLTASPGCVINRKLPWLQYRQGMVVPVS; encoded by the coding sequence ATGCTTTCCTCAACATTCGTTCGTACCAAAGCAGGGCGTTCAAAGCCTGTCCGACTTACCGCAGTTATCGCGGCAGCCCTTTTCCTTGCAGGTTGCCCGAGTCAGGCCCCGCAGACGCCGCCCGCTAATATACAGGACGAAGCGAGCGCCAGTTCCGATTACTATCTGCAGCAGCTACAGCAAAGCAGCAATGATAACAAGGCTGACTGGCAATTACTTGCTATTCGCGCGTTACTGCGCGAAGGGAAACTGCCGCAGGCCAGTGAACAACTGAACCAGCTGCCGAAAAACCTCAGCAGCGTTCAACTGGTGGAGCGCCAGTTACTGAGCGCCGAGCTGCAGGTGGCGAACAAAAGCTACGTCGCTGCCCGCACCACCCTGAGCCATCTGGATACCGGCTCGTTGTCGGCCAACCAACTGGTGCGCTTCTACCAGGCGCAGATCGCTGCCAATCAGGGTAAACCTTCTCTGCCGCTGATCCGCGCTTACATCGCACAAGAACCGCTGGTGACCGGCAAAGCGCACCAAACCAATCTGGACCAGACCTGGCTGGCCCTGCTGCAGCTGACACCGCAGGACATGAACAGTCTGGTGATCAACGCCAATGAGAATGTACTGCAGGGCTGGTTGGATCTGCTGCGCGTTTATCAGGACAACAAACAGGATCCCGATCTGCTGAAGGCCGGTATTAAAGATTGGCAGAATCGCTACCCGCAGAATCCGGCGGCGAAAACACTGCCCACTCAGTTAAACCAGGTACTGAACTTTACCCAGGCTTCTACTTCAAAAATCGCACTACTGCTGCCGTTGAACGGCCAGGCAAAAGTGTTCGCCGACGCGATCCAAAAAGGGTTTGAAGCGGCGAAAAACGGCGTGACGCCTTCCGCTCCGGTGCAACAACAACAGCAGCAACAGCCTACCAGCGAGCCGGTACAGGCTCCTGCCTCGACGGATCCTAATGCCAACGGCGCAGTAAGCACCTCGGCGCCGTCAGCAGATGCTGCCCCGGTCGCTGCCGCTCAGCCTTCTGCTCCGTCTACCGCGCCAATTACGCCGCCGCAGGCCGCTAACGCGCAAATTAAGGTGTATGATACCTCCAGTCAGCCACTGGCCGCGCTGCTGACGCAGGCCCAGCAGGATGGTGCCACCCTGGTGGTCGGCCCGCTGCTGAAAGAAAATGTCGATCAACTGGCCGGCAGCACCACCACCCTGAACGTCTTGGCGCTCAACCAGCCGGAAACGCCGAAGGACAATCCGAACATTTGTTACTTCGCGCTTTCACCGGAAGATGAAGCCCGCGATGCTGCCCGCCACATTTGGGAACAGCAGAAACGGCAACCGCTGTTGCTGATCCCGCGCGGTGCCTTCGGCGATCGCGTTGCCAAAGCCTTTAATCAGGAGTGGCAAAAACTGGGCGGCCAAACGGTGCTGCAGCAAAATATCGGCTCCGCCGGTGAACTGCGCCAAATGGTGAACAGCGGCGGCATTCGCATGTCGGGTACGCCAATCTCCACCGCGCCGGCACCGCAGGCCGTTACCATTGCCGGGCTGACCATCCCTGCGCCACCGAGCGATACGCCAGCAGCCAGCGGCGGCAGCGTAGATTCGGTCTATATCGTCGCGACCCAGTCCCAGCTGACGTTGATCAAACCGATGATCGACATGGCCACCAACTCGCGCAGCAAGCCGGCGATGTACGCCAGTTCACGCAGCTACCAGGCCGGTGCCGGTCCGGACTTCCGTCTGGAAATGGAAGGCCTGCAGTTCAGCGATATCCCGTTGCTGGCCGGTGCCAACCCGCAGCTATTGCAGCAGGCAAGCAGCCAGTTCCGCAACGACTACTCGCTGGTGCGTCTGTACGCCATGGGGATGGATGCCTGGACATTGTCCAACCACTTTGCTGAAATGCGCCAGTTGCCCGGCTTCCAGGTCTCAGGCACCACTGGCATGCTGACCGCCTCACCGGGTTGCGTCATCAACAGAAAACTGCCTTGGCTGCAATACCGCCAGGGCATGGTCGTTCCGGTCTCTTGA